In Quadrisphaera setariae, a single genomic region encodes these proteins:
- a CDS encoding cupin domain-containing protein, whose product MTAELERELAAPVPAGTGAGPSPLARCFGTTPERFAAEHWNRAPLLVRAADRGHALARGFDDLLSPADVDALLGPRGLRTPFFAMVRDGVTLPRSSYTRAANAGNQRLGDLPDPDGIARNHAEGATIVLNALHRVWPALGVFCRDLAAELGCQTQTNVYVTPPGAQGFKPHHDTHDVLVLQVDGRKHWTIHPPAVELPLRTQPSKDLGPDPVGGREPLVDTVLEPGDALYLPRGYLHSAQTTDDRSIHLTVGLLATTWQDVLTDLLASAGKGGGEDSLALRRALPLPVEAEGPTGLESDVAVFRRAALAWLEQLDDDAVERVVAARRRQAVPLEPVGPLSQDRAARTLGADGAVRPRIGLHARVEVAGDRVELRVDQRTVSFPGWVEPALRAALAGPSSPSSLAGSGVAIDADDAQVLLRRLLRERVLVPAGQVPEGTS is encoded by the coding sequence GTGACGGCTGAGCTCGAGCGCGAGCTGGCGGCCCCGGTCCCCGCGGGGACCGGGGCCGGTCCGTCTCCGCTGGCCCGCTGCTTCGGCACCACGCCCGAGCGCTTCGCGGCCGAGCACTGGAACCGCGCTCCGCTGCTGGTGCGCGCCGCCGACCGCGGGCACGCCCTGGCGCGCGGCTTCGACGACCTGCTCTCCCCCGCCGACGTCGACGCGCTGCTGGGCCCGCGCGGCCTGCGCACGCCGTTCTTCGCCATGGTCAGGGACGGCGTGACCCTGCCGCGGTCCAGCTACACGCGCGCCGCGAACGCCGGCAACCAGCGCCTGGGCGACCTGCCCGACCCGGACGGCATCGCGAGGAACCACGCCGAGGGCGCCACCATCGTGCTCAACGCGCTGCACCGCGTGTGGCCGGCGCTCGGGGTGTTCTGCCGCGACCTCGCCGCCGAGCTCGGCTGCCAGACCCAGACGAACGTCTACGTGACCCCGCCCGGCGCGCAGGGCTTCAAGCCCCACCACGACACCCACGACGTGCTCGTGCTGCAGGTCGACGGGCGCAAGCACTGGACGATCCACCCGCCGGCGGTGGAGCTGCCGCTGCGCACGCAGCCGAGCAAGGACCTCGGGCCCGACCCCGTGGGCGGCCGGGAGCCCCTCGTCGACACCGTGCTGGAGCCCGGCGACGCGCTGTACCTGCCCCGCGGCTACCTGCACTCGGCGCAGACGACGGACGACCGCTCCATCCACCTCACGGTGGGCCTGCTGGCCACCACCTGGCAGGACGTGCTCACCGACCTCCTCGCGTCGGCAGGGAAGGGGGGTGGCGAGGACTCCCTCGCCCTGCGCCGGGCCCTGCCGCTGCCGGTGGAGGCCGAGGGGCCCACCGGCCTCGAGAGCGACGTCGCCGTGTTCCGCCGCGCCGCCCTGGCGTGGCTGGAGCAGCTCGACGACGACGCCGTCGAGCGCGTCGTGGCAGCCCGGCGCCGCCAGGCGGTGCCCCTGGAGCCCGTGGGCCCGCTGTCCCAGGACCGCGCGGCCCGCACGCTCGGCGCCGACGGCGCGGTGCGTCCGCGGATCGGGCTGCACGCGCGGGTCGAGGTGGCCGGCGACCGCGTGGAGCTGCGCGTCGACCAGCGCACGGTCAGCTTCCCCGGGTGGGTCGAGCCGGCGCTGCGCGCGGCGCTGGCGGGGCCGTCGTCGCCGTCGTCCCTGGCCGGCTCCGGGGTGGCGATCGACGCCGACGACGCGCAGGTGCTCCTGCGGCGGCTGCTGCGCGAGCGGGTCCTCGTGCCCGCCGGGCAGGTGCCGGAGGGCACGAGCTGA